In the Peptoclostridium acidaminophilum DSM 3953 genome, one interval contains:
- a CDS encoding Veg family protein: MANKNTLDAIRKNIEKHLGKKIVLRANKGRKKIVVKEGIIENTYPSIFVVKIDDEYNNTTRVSYSYSDVLTSTVRLEVKPIEGKRQIISGMPN, from the coding sequence TTGGCCAATAAAAATACGTTGGACGCGATCAGAAAAAACATTGAAAAGCACCTCGGAAAAAAAATAGTCCTAAGGGCTAACAAGGGCAGGAAGAAGATAGTAGTAAAAGAGGGAATAATCGAAAACACCTACCCTAGCATATTTGTTGTAAAAATCGACGATGAATATAATAATACTACAAGAGTTTCCTACAGTTATTCCGATGTGCTGACATCTACAGTCAGACTGGAAGTAAAGCCGATAGAAGGTAAGAGGCAGATAATTTCAGGAATGCCGAATTAA
- the murI gene encoding glutamate racemase, with translation MKESPIGVFDSGIGGLTVLKEIMNVLPNENIVYFGDTARVPYGSRSAETVTKYAFQSINFLLEKGVKAIVIACNTATARSLSIVQQKYDIPIVGVIKAGVRTAMELTSSGVVGVIGTEGTVGSRAYELEMKSISSRVQVKGKACPLFVPIVEEGWHDTDVAEIIAHRYLDELREDGIDSLVLGCTHYPLLTDTIQRVVGEAVKIVNPAKETAMDLMDTLQKHKLLNERGAQPSYEYYVSDNPEKFSQVGEKFLNRAIDGIKLVEIQKY, from the coding sequence TTGAAAGAAAGTCCCATAGGAGTTTTTGATTCGGGTATTGGAGGGCTAACAGTACTCAAGGAGATAATGAATGTTTTGCCAAATGAGAATATAGTCTATTTTGGAGACACGGCCAGAGTTCCATATGGCTCGAGATCTGCTGAAACAGTTACAAAGTATGCGTTCCAGTCGATAAATTTTCTGCTTGAAAAGGGCGTCAAGGCCATAGTGATAGCCTGCAACACGGCGACGGCCAGAAGCCTTTCGATAGTGCAGCAAAAATACGACATTCCCATAGTTGGTGTAATAAAGGCCGGCGTGAGAACGGCAATGGAGCTTACAAGCAGCGGGGTCGTGGGAGTCATAGGTACGGAAGGAACTGTTGGTTCGAGGGCTTATGAGCTTGAGATGAAGAGTATATCGAGCAGAGTGCAGGTGAAAGGAAAGGCTTGTCCGCTGTTTGTGCCGATAGTTGAGGAGGGCTGGCACGATACTGATGTTGCCGAGATTATAGCCCACAGATATCTGGATGAGCTCAGAGAAGACGGCATAGATTCACTTGTTCTGGGCTGCACGCACTACCCTTTGCTTACAGATACAATACAAAGGGTGGTAGGCGAGGCGGTCAAAATAGTAAACCCTGCCAAGGAGACTGCCATGGACCTAATGGACACACTCCAAAAGCACAAACTGCTCAATGAAAGAGGAGCGCAGCCATCATACGAGTATTACGTTTCTGATAATCCGGAAAAGTTTTCCCAGGTTGGAGAGAAGTTCCTCAACAGGGCCATAGATGGCATAAAACTTGTTGAAATACAAAAATATTAA
- a CDS encoding RluA family pseudouridine synthase — MGRRVMKLDVLYEDNHILVVVKPPNVLSQEDSTGDADMLTLCKEYVKEKYSKPGNVYIGLVHRLDRPVGGVMVFARTSKAASRLSEEIRSRSLKKGYLAVLRGCPEKRNARLEDYLVKDSKKNQVSVVKEGEEGAKKALLSYGVEGEADGLCLVRIELETGRPHQIRVQFASRGCPLYGDQRYGARVNTAGEQIALWSYHISFMHPTLKERMDFFAYPPKEYPWSMFDIESVKVNNHGTL; from the coding sequence ATGGGAAGAAGAGTAATGAAGCTTGATGTACTCTATGAGGACAACCACATACTTGTTGTCGTAAAACCTCCAAATGTGCTCTCGCAGGAGGACAGCACGGGCGATGCTGACATGCTGACGCTCTGCAAAGAATACGTAAAGGAAAAGTATAGCAAACCCGGGAATGTGTATATAGGTCTTGTACACAGGCTTGACAGGCCCGTGGGCGGAGTCATGGTGTTTGCAAGGACATCTAAGGCTGCCTCCAGGCTCTCTGAAGAGATTAGAAGCAGGAGTCTCAAAAAGGGATATCTGGCAGTGCTGCGCGGCTGCCCGGAAAAAAGGAACGCAAGGCTCGAGGACTATCTTGTAAAGGACAGCAAGAAAAACCAGGTCAGTGTTGTAAAAGAAGGTGAAGAAGGCGCCAAGAAGGCGCTGCTCTCGTACGGTGTCGAGGGCGAAGCTGACGGACTTTGCCTTGTGCGAATAGAGCTCGAAACGGGAAGGCCTCATCAGATAAGGGTGCAGTTTGCAAGCAGAGGTTGCCCGCTCTATGGCGACCAAAGGTACGGAGCTCGTGTGAATACAGCGGGTGAGCAGATAGCGCTCTGGTCGTATCATATAAGCTTCATGCATCCTACGCTTAAGGAGAGGATGGATTTTTTCGCATATCCGCCTAAAGAATACCCCTGGAGCATGTTTGACATTGAATCGGTTAAGGTGAATAATCATGGAACGCTATAA
- a CDS encoding D-alanine--D-alanine ligase family protein, translating to MEKLNVVILFGGKSGEHDVSLESAASVYRAIDKDKYNIHTIGIAKNGKWAYCSCGPDEIQSGKWVEHEVEGSKINFIPSQKGSVGIELNDGSLVPVDVCFPVLHGPRGEDGTIQGLFEMAEIPYVGCKVLASSLAMDKIMFKKIMDFEGVPQVDYVYTTRFEFSDDPQGFADIAEERLRYPMFTKPANMGSSVGISKVGSRAELIEGVKNALEYDSKVVVEQGIRAREIEVAVLGNSEVEASVAGEIIPCKDFYDYEAKYLANESKTLIPAGIDKELENTIREMAIKAFKAIDGSGISRIDFFVEHESGTVYLNEINTMPGFTKISMYPKLWEATGVGYRELIDKLIKLAMEK from the coding sequence ATGGAAAAGCTTAACGTTGTCATACTTTTTGGCGGGAAGTCCGGAGAACACGATGTTTCACTTGAATCGGCGGCATCCGTATATAGAGCTATAGACAAGGACAAATACAACATACATACAATAGGAATTGCAAAAAACGGCAAGTGGGCTTACTGCAGCTGTGGACCTGATGAAATACAAAGCGGCAAGTGGGTGGAGCATGAGGTAGAGGGCTCGAAAATAAATTTCATACCTTCTCAAAAGGGCTCGGTAGGTATAGAATTGAATGATGGAAGCCTGGTGCCAGTGGATGTTTGCTTCCCGGTGCTTCACGGGCCGCGCGGCGAGGACGGCACTATACAGGGTCTCTTTGAAATGGCTGAAATCCCATATGTGGGCTGCAAGGTGCTGGCCTCCAGCCTGGCAATGGACAAGATAATGTTCAAGAAGATAATGGATTTTGAAGGCGTACCCCAGGTCGATTATGTATATACGACCAGATTCGAATTTTCAGATGATCCCCAGGGCTTTGCCGACATTGCTGAAGAGAGGCTAAGGTATCCCATGTTCACAAAGCCTGCAAACATGGGCTCGAGCGTTGGGATATCCAAGGTGGGCAGCAGGGCGGAGCTCATCGAAGGCGTGAAGAATGCGCTCGAGTACGACTCGAAGGTGGTTGTGGAGCAGGGCATAAGAGCGAGGGAAATTGAGGTCGCCGTGCTTGGCAACAGCGAAGTAGAGGCTTCGGTGGCAGGCGAAATAATACCATGCAAGGATTTTTATGATTATGAGGCAAAATACCTTGCAAATGAGTCAAAGACGCTCATACCTGCAGGCATAGACAAAGAGCTTGAAAACACGATAAGGGAAATGGCGATAAAGGCTTTCAAGGCCATAGACGGCAGTGGAATATCAAGGATTGATTTTTTCGTAGAGCATGAAAGCGGCACCGTATATCTAAATGAGATAAACACAATGCCGGGATTCACAAAGATAAGCATGTACCCAAAGCTTTGGGAGGCAACCGGAGTGGGCTACAGAGAGCTCATAGACAAGCTTATAAAGCTGGCAATGGAAAAATAG
- a CDS encoding ThiF family adenylyltransferase, which yields MRYTKDIGAISMQEHELIRNKKILVAGCGSVGGFVIEGFARLGVGRMMAVDNEAFVISNLNRQPFSTEKNIGKEKVYVARERVKEINSDVLFSGINDDIRSVKIEGVDFIFDCSSNMDTKLFLRELSNETSTPLVSASIGGWKGAVCICPPKGELFEREYAAYARELLEKGSMTYFTASFAASIMIARTLQVIIGRTELGEGETIRFDMENFKF from the coding sequence ATGAGGTATACTAAGGACATAGGTGCAATAAGCATGCAGGAGCATGAACTGATAAGAAACAAGAAGATACTGGTGGCAGGGTGCGGCTCTGTAGGCGGATTTGTAATAGAGGGGTTTGCAAGACTCGGGGTAGGCAGGATGATGGCGGTAGACAACGAGGCTTTTGTGATATCAAACCTCAACAGGCAGCCTTTTTCAACCGAAAAGAACATTGGCAAGGAAAAGGTATACGTTGCAAGGGAGCGGGTGAAGGAGATCAATTCTGATGTACTCTTTAGCGGGATAAACGACGACATAAGGAGCGTGAAAATAGAAGGTGTAGACTTCATATTCGATTGCAGCAGCAACATGGATACCAAGTTGTTTCTCAGGGAACTCTCGAATGAGACCAGCACTCCGCTTGTCAGCGCAAGTATAGGGGGGTGGAAAGGTGCTGTATGCATATGCCCGCCAAAGGGAGAACTGTTTGAAAGGGAATATGCAGCTTATGCCAGGGAGCTTCTTGAAAAGGGAAGCATGACATATTTTACAGCTTCATTTGCGGCATCTATAATGATAGCCAGAACTCTCCAGGTCATTATTGGAAGAACAGAGTTGGGCGAAGGCGAAACAATAAGATTTGATATGGAGAATTTTAAATTCTAA
- a CDS encoding GntR family transcriptional regulator, whose amino-acid sequence MKGKIGNLKLENYKPLRDIVFEHLREAILIGKLEPSTRLMEVQLADELGVSRTPVREAIRKLELEGLVEMIPRKGAYVADVSVKDVEEVLEIRTGLEGFASMLAAQRMMKEDLGELKRILEIFKKAYEENNPEKMVESDIAFHEVIFKATTNKKLMQMNNSLREQIYRFRRMYIVEYHKSENLIKEHEDIIEAIEKRDGELAMHKAMKHIKLQQEFIVEQTKAKKSKY is encoded by the coding sequence ATGAAGGGTAAAATAGGCAATCTTAAGCTTGAAAACTACAAGCCGCTTAGGGACATAGTTTTCGAACATTTGAGAGAGGCAATACTTATTGGAAAGCTTGAGCCCTCAACAAGGCTCATGGAGGTCCAGCTTGCAGACGAGCTTGGTGTCAGCAGGACCCCTGTGAGAGAGGCAATAAGAAAGCTTGAGCTTGAAGGGCTTGTGGAAATGATACCAAGGAAGGGCGCATACGTGGCGGATGTGTCTGTAAAGGACGTCGAAGAGGTGCTCGAGATAAGAACAGGTCTTGAAGGATTCGCATCAATGCTTGCAGCCCAGAGGATGATGAAGGAAGACCTTGGAGAGCTCAAGAGGATACTTGAAATATTCAAGAAGGCTTACGAGGAGAACAATCCGGAAAAGATGGTCGAGTCCGACATAGCCTTCCACGAGGTTATTTTCAAGGCCACAACAAACAAGAAGCTAATGCAGATGAACAATTCGCTCAGAGAGCAGATATACAGGTTCAGAAGGATGTATATAGTCGAGTACCATAAGTCCGAAAATCTAATAAAAGAGCATGAGGACATAATAGAGGCTATAGAAAAAAGGGACGGCGAGCTTGCCATGCACAAGGCTATGAAGCACATAAAGCTGCAGCAGGAGTTCATAGTGGAGCAGACAAAGGCAAAGAAAAGCAAATATTAA
- a CDS encoding class I SAM-dependent methyltransferase: MLLLADEWNEYELIDSGGGEKLERWGEYILRRPDPQAIWPLVQEWDMWKKPHGHYHRSSKGGGNWEFYKRTPERWTVNYKGLSFHIKPTGFKHTGLFPEQSSNWDWIIDKISSAGRPIKVLNLFAYTGGATVASAYAGAQEVVHVDAAKGMIAWAKENIELSGLAERKVRYIVDDVIKFVKREIRRGSKYDAIIMDPPSYGRGPKGEIWKIEDELFPLVELCMQLLSDRPLFFLINSYTSGFSPYVVENILKLSMGQKYAGRIYSGEVGIPASRNDLILPCGIFGRWEEE, translated from the coding sequence ATGCTGCTTTTAGCTGATGAATGGAATGAATATGAACTTATAGATTCAGGCGGGGGAGAAAAGCTCGAAAGATGGGGCGAGTATATACTCAGAAGGCCGGATCCGCAGGCTATATGGCCTCTTGTGCAGGAGTGGGACATGTGGAAGAAACCTCATGGACACTACCACAGAAGCAGCAAGGGGGGCGGGAATTGGGAGTTCTACAAGAGGACTCCCGAGCGATGGACAGTAAACTACAAGGGACTTTCGTTCCATATAAAGCCTACGGGCTTCAAGCATACAGGCCTTTTCCCGGAGCAGTCTTCAAACTGGGACTGGATAATAGACAAGATATCGTCGGCTGGAAGGCCGATAAAGGTGCTCAATCTGTTTGCGTATACAGGCGGGGCGACTGTTGCAAGCGCATATGCGGGAGCGCAGGAGGTAGTCCATGTAGATGCGGCTAAGGGCATGATAGCATGGGCCAAGGAGAACATAGAGCTTTCGGGGCTTGCGGAAAGAAAAGTCAGGTATATTGTGGACGATGTAATAAAGTTTGTAAAAAGGGAGATAAGACGAGGAAGCAAGTATGATGCTATAATAATGGATCCTCCTTCTTACGGAAGGGGTCCAAAGGGCGAGATATGGAAGATAGAAGATGAGCTGTTCCCTCTTGTGGAGCTTTGCATGCAATTGCTTTCCGACAGGCCGCTTTTCTTCCTGATCAATTCGTACACATCAGGATTTTCGCCATACGTAGTTGAAAACATACTTAAGCTCTCGATGGGGCAAAAATACGCAGGCAGGATATACTCGGGAGAGGTAGGAATACCGGCTTCAAGAAACGACCTCATACTCCCTTGCGGAATATTCGGAAGATGGGAAGAAGAGTAA
- a CDS encoding NAD(P)/FAD-dependent oxidoreductase, whose product MKNRVVIVGNGAAGYYAAETLANHGEECEITLIAEEKYVSYFRPRLSHFLGERELGRNFFLKEEAWYKQSGIRLMLNTKVMSIDTALKSITTDTGETVEYDRLILSHGGSSFLPPTEGAELKGVFTLKTLDDAYKIKEWMGDCQKAVVIGGGLLGIEAAWGMKQTGLDVTISNTSDRLLSNQLCLESGKFLEGVVRQKGVDVVLQDRVVKISGTDRVESVEFESGMTMEADIVLFSVGIRPNLAIAREAGIECNKGIVVDRMMRTSAEGVFACGDVVELEGRGFGNWMHAMQMGKIAAMNAIGRQAEFHDGVTSIVTNSFGTSVNCIGQTLLEEGTEKIVTQDASGEKFKKLIFKDGKLVGGIIIGDAGAYPKLMEAVSQEADISNFKKK is encoded by the coding sequence TTGAAAAATAGAGTTGTCATCGTGGGGAATGGAGCAGCGGGGTATTATGCGGCAGAAACGCTTGCAAATCATGGAGAGGAGTGCGAAATAACGCTTATAGCCGAAGAAAAATATGTATCATATTTCAGGCCAAGGCTATCACATTTCCTTGGAGAGAGAGAACTTGGAAGAAACTTTTTTTTGAAGGAGGAAGCCTGGTACAAGCAGAGTGGGATAAGACTCATGCTGAATACAAAGGTTATGAGCATTGATACGGCTTTGAAGTCTATAACTACGGATACAGGAGAGACTGTAGAATATGACAGGCTTATACTCTCCCACGGAGGCAGCAGCTTCCTGCCGCCCACAGAGGGCGCGGAGCTAAAGGGCGTATTTACTCTCAAGACACTCGATGACGCATACAAGATAAAGGAGTGGATGGGCGACTGCCAAAAAGCTGTTGTAATAGGCGGCGGACTTCTGGGGATAGAGGCGGCGTGGGGCATGAAGCAGACGGGGCTTGATGTAACAATAAGCAACACATCCGACAGACTCCTTTCAAACCAACTGTGCCTTGAAAGCGGCAAGTTTCTGGAAGGTGTGGTAAGGCAAAAAGGAGTGGATGTGGTCCTTCAGGACAGGGTTGTAAAAATTTCGGGGACTGACAGAGTTGAGTCTGTGGAGTTCGAAAGCGGAATGACTATGGAAGCAGACATAGTATTGTTTTCCGTGGGGATAAGGCCAAATCTTGCCATAGCCAGGGAGGCAGGCATAGAGTGCAACAAGGGAATAGTGGTAGATAGAATGATGAGGACAAGCGCAGAAGGTGTTTTTGCGTGTGGTGATGTGGTTGAGCTTGAAGGAAGGGGCTTTGGCAACTGGATGCATGCCATGCAAATGGGCAAGATTGCGGCTATGAACGCGATCGGAAGACAGGCAGAGTTCCACGACGGTGTGACCTCGATTGTTACGAATTCATTTGGAACTAGTGTCAACTGCATAGGGCAGACCCTGCTGGAAGAGGGAACGGAAAAGATTGTGACACAGGATGCTTCGGGAGAAAAGTTCAAAAAGCTCATATTCAAGGATGGCAAGCTTGTGGGAGGCATAATAATAGGCGATGCAGGAGCATACCCCAAGCTTATGGAGGCGGTCAGCCAGGAGGCCGACATTTCGAACTTCAAAAAGAAATAG
- a CDS encoding peptide arginase family protein, whose amino-acid sequence MERYNGFYIEKPAGNNAFSYAERTQKRIYVAPLVKAGPESLSSLQVSAEIAFCEVCEGQEQCCHGLRSFLELEVSGKKVYIFDNHNHAFYFWSRALSEGRFEKGSLLVHVDQHKDMREPAAYIDSVENEAEVFEYTNFELNVGNFIKPALRLGLFRDVLIIDSSRAFKERIEGDIVLDIDMDIFSDDMDYIDFDLRFEKIKELYAAASVVTVATSPYFIDQSRAIELIKRIIE is encoded by the coding sequence ATGGAACGCTATAACGGATTTTATATAGAAAAGCCCGCGGGCAACAACGCATTTTCATACGCTGAGCGAACTCAAAAGCGCATATATGTGGCGCCTCTCGTAAAGGCGGGACCAGAAAGCCTGAGCAGCCTCCAGGTTTCGGCTGAAATTGCATTTTGCGAGGTGTGTGAAGGCCAGGAGCAGTGCTGCCATGGCCTGAGGAGTTTCCTGGAGCTCGAAGTCAGCGGCAAGAAGGTGTATATATTCGACAACCACAACCACGCCTTTTATTTCTGGAGCAGGGCCCTGAGTGAAGGTCGCTTTGAAAAGGGATCGCTCCTTGTGCATGTCGATCAGCACAAGGACATGAGGGAGCCGGCGGCATATATAGATTCTGTTGAGAACGAAGCGGAGGTATTCGAATATACGAACTTTGAGCTCAATGTGGGCAATTTCATAAAACCTGCCTTGAGGCTGGGGCTTTTCAGGGATGTACTTATAATAGACAGCAGCAGAGCTTTCAAGGAGCGCATAGAGGGCGACATAGTACTCGACATAGATATGGATATCTTTTCGGATGATATGGACTACATTGATTTTGATCTCAGGTTTGAAAAGATAAAAGAGCTCTACGCCGCAGCTAGTGTTGTTACGGTAGCTACAAGTCCTTACTTCATAGACCAGTCCAGGGCCATAGAGCTTATTAAACGGATAATTGAATGA
- the tilS gene encoding tRNA lysidine(34) synthetase TilS → MILEKVKNTIEKHSMLKKGDKVIIALSGGPDSVCLMDVLSRLKDEYGIRLYAAHLNHQIRGIEAQKDAMFCMKRCEEEGIMCFIKAYDVPAYSREKGLSIEEGARELRYGMFFELQKKLSADKIAVAHNLDDQAETLIMRMMRGTGLEGLKGMEYSRRDGIIRPLLDVTRAEIEAYISQRGLSFRLDSTNLEDIYTRNKIRLRLIPYMDDNFNVDMKKALSRMGSLLSDDAEYINSCAKTEFDRVCSMEGEVRIDTDALTALHNAISSRVVRMAIGAILGDIKGVQQVHIEYVIELARGGKEGSRIDISRGLMAIKENGRIVIKKNQAPDSNAEKMSFHYDLESEGSVRIEEIGVRVQTKIIDKGDSLHIERDRHTAYFDFDKVKGKLSITSRMEGDRIRPIGLGGTKKLKDLFIDLKIEREKRDYIPVLRDENGVMWVMGYRLSEAYRVDAHTKRLLKVTFTEL, encoded by the coding sequence ATGATTCTTGAAAAGGTAAAAAATACTATTGAGAAGCATTCTATGCTTAAAAAAGGCGACAAGGTTATAATAGCGCTCTCTGGCGGGCCGGATTCGGTGTGTCTAATGGACGTGCTTTCAAGGCTTAAGGATGAATATGGGATAAGACTCTATGCTGCGCATTTGAATCATCAAATAAGGGGCATAGAAGCCCAGAAGGATGCCATGTTTTGCATGAAGCGCTGCGAGGAAGAAGGCATAATGTGCTTTATAAAGGCATACGATGTGCCGGCCTATTCCAGGGAAAAAGGGCTCTCGATTGAAGAAGGGGCCAGGGAGCTGCGCTACGGCATGTTTTTCGAGCTTCAAAAAAAACTAAGTGCAGACAAAATCGCAGTCGCCCACAATCTTGATGATCAGGCAGAGACACTAATAATGAGGATGATGCGGGGCACGGGGCTTGAAGGTCTAAAGGGAATGGAATATTCAAGGCGTGACGGCATAATAAGGCCTTTGCTGGATGTGACCAGGGCGGAGATTGAAGCTTATATTTCCCAAAGAGGACTAAGCTTCAGACTTGACAGCACGAATCTAGAGGATATATATACAAGGAACAAGATAAGGCTTAGGCTGATACCTTATATGGATGATAACTTTAATGTGGATATGAAAAAAGCTCTTTCAAGAATGGGATCGCTTCTGAGCGATGATGCAGAGTATATCAATTCTTGCGCCAAAACTGAATTTGACAGAGTCTGCAGCATGGAGGGCGAGGTCAGGATTGACACGGATGCTCTTACGGCGCTCCATAATGCGATTTCCAGTAGGGTTGTGAGAATGGCCATAGGCGCCATACTGGGAGATATTAAAGGAGTCCAGCAGGTTCACATAGAATATGTCATTGAACTTGCCCGAGGCGGCAAGGAAGGCTCCCGTATTGACATCTCACGGGGCTTGATGGCCATAAAGGAAAACGGCCGCATAGTCATCAAAAAAAATCAAGCGCCAGACTCGAACGCAGAGAAAATGAGTTTTCATTATGACCTGGAAAGCGAAGGCAGCGTGAGAATAGAAGAAATCGGGGTGCGTGTGCAGACAAAGATAATAGACAAAGGAGACTCTTTGCATATCGAAAGGGACAGGCACACGGCATATTTTGACTTTGACAAGGTAAAGGGCAAGCTGTCCATAACAAGCAGAATGGAAGGCGACAGGATAAGGCCTATAGGACTTGGCGGAACCAAGAAGCTGAAGGATCTTTTTATAGACCTTAAGATAGAAAGAGAAAAACGAGACTATATACCTGTGCTAAGAGACGAAAATGGGGTCATGTGGGTGATGGGATACAGGCTGAGCGAAGCCTACAGAGTTGATGCGCATACAAAGAGGCTGCTCAAGGTGACATTCACAGAGCTCTAA
- the ispE gene encoding 4-(cytidine 5'-diphospho)-2-C-methyl-D-erythritol kinase: MEIKLKTRAKVNFSIDVVGKRDDGYHLVEMIMQTIDLYDLITLGDAPGKGITLTCSSSIVPSDARNIAYKAAALLKDMFGVEKGIKIDIEKRIPVGAGMAGGSCNAAGVLVGLNKLWNLGLTTEELKQLGLKLGADVPFCIEGGTVLAQGIGDKLTTIKDVKDVWIVVCKPNFSVSTAEVYKSLKLDNMGTRPDTERLLGYIEKGDIKALAGGMANVLESVTQSRYSVISHIKDKMMHQRALGSIMTGSGPTVFGIFKNFEDAHKAESRLKQMWEQTYLVKTENRGVEFNEG; the protein is encoded by the coding sequence ATGGAAATCAAGCTGAAAACAAGGGCTAAGGTTAATTTTTCTATAGATGTTGTAGGGAAAAGAGATGATGGATATCATCTTGTTGAGATGATAATGCAAACTATAGATCTTTATGATCTTATAACGCTCGGCGATGCTCCCGGCAAGGGAATAACGCTAACGTGCAGCAGCAGTATTGTACCGAGTGATGCTAGAAACATTGCTTACAAGGCGGCTGCACTTTTGAAGGATATGTTCGGAGTTGAAAAGGGCATCAAAATCGATATAGAAAAGCGGATTCCGGTGGGTGCAGGCATGGCGGGCGGAAGCTGCAACGCGGCTGGTGTGCTTGTGGGTCTAAACAAGCTTTGGAATCTGGGGCTTACTACTGAGGAGCTAAAGCAGCTGGGCCTTAAGCTGGGAGCCGACGTTCCCTTTTGCATAGAGGGGGGCACCGTCCTTGCTCAGGGAATAGGTGACAAGCTCACGACGATAAAAGACGTCAAGGATGTTTGGATAGTAGTTTGCAAGCCTAATTTTTCGGTTTCGACAGCGGAAGTGTATAAAAGCCTCAAACTTGACAACATGGGAACAAGGCCTGATACTGAAAGGCTTTTAGGATATATTGAAAAAGGCGATATCAAGGCGCTTGCGGGCGGGATGGCGAATGTGCTTGAAAGCGTCACGCAGAGCCGATACTCGGTAATATCCCATATAAAGGACAAAATGATGCATCAAAGGGCGCTTGGAAGTATTATGACGGGCAGTGGCCCGACAGTTTTTGGAATATTTAAAAATTTCGAGGATGCCCATAAGGCTGAATCAAGGTTGAAGCAAATGTGGGAACAGACTTATTTGGTAAAAACTGAAAACAGGGGTGTTGAATTCAATGAAGGGTAA
- a CDS encoding DUF1934 domain-containing protein has translation MINIKTCQTDSKGNTDDIELVTRGDFYKEDGVIYVVYEETELSGMEGTTTTLKIFENQVVLKRLGQNTSDMIFEKGKRFKTKYKTFHGDISMELLTTAVDVNVDEKQCKVDVDIAYDINISGIFEGKNRMNIRIS, from the coding sequence ATGATAAATATAAAAACTTGTCAGACTGATTCAAAGGGAAATACAGACGATATAGAGCTTGTAACCCGAGGGGATTTCTACAAAGAGGACGGAGTCATATATGTAGTCTATGAAGAGACGGAGCTTTCTGGCATGGAGGGGACAACAACTACTCTCAAGATATTTGAAAACCAGGTTGTGCTAAAAAGGCTTGGACAGAACACGTCGGACATGATTTTTGAAAAGGGCAAAAGATTCAAGACTAAATACAAGACATTCCACGGTGATATTTCAATGGAGCTGCTTACGACGGCGGTGGATGTCAATGTGGACGAAAAGCAGTGCAAGGTGGATGTGGATATAGCGTACGACATAAACATATCGGGCATATTCGAAGGCAAAAACAGGATGAATATAAGAATAAGCTGA